GACGGGACAACCTATATGGAAATCGGCAACATGGTGATGAATGGGCGGGCTGAATTAGCGGCTGAACGTCGCTTTATTAAACAAGTCCGTATTTTACAGTTGAATATTCCCCATTCAGTCCATGTTGAAAATTATCAAGCCTATATTAATGAAACTTTTGAAATTCCAGATGAATCAATGGACCATTGGGAAGAGTGGGTTAAGACGCCGGCGATGCAGACGGAAGTTGACCTGATTTTAAAAGAAAATCATATTGGGTAACTTGAAAGCTAAGTCGTGCGGACGACGATTATCAGTGGTATCTTAGACCAGGTTCTAATCGGAGGATGGTCTAATTGAGAAAAGCGTTATTGCAATTTGTTCAAGCTCGTTTTCAAACGCGGTTTCGGTTTCGTAACGAATTCGAAAGTGGGTTAACCTTAAAGATTTTACAACGACTCATTAATGAACATCCAGAAAGTCTATTGTTAACGCGGCATGATGTTGAATGCATGCTAGGGCAATCGTTAGATACGCCCGCTTTACAACGTGAATATTTCCCCCAGCGGTCAATCACCCTCTTAGAGACGGTTTTAGATGAGCTGAACACCCTAAGTATAATTGTGCAACAACCGCTTGGACGAACGCGTTATCCGCTATTTCGGAGTATTCAGATTGATCAAGTTTGTGAACGCATCGTGTTTAACTTAAATGTGGATGATTTACCGCAGTTAACACAATGGTCGACGGAATTGGTTCAGGGATAAAGGAGCATTTCTTTGGAAAATACGGTTATTGAGACATTAAATGCGCATCGAACGCACCGGAATTTTACGACAGCATCGGTGAGTGATGCGATCTTAACGCAAATTATTACAACGGCCCAGCAAGCACCAACTAGCCAATACTTACAAGCTTATAGTTTAATTGAAGTGACGGACCCGGCAATTCGGGCCAAGCTGGCAACGATTACGACTAAACCAATGGTTGCCAATCAGGGGCGTTTACTGGTCGTCTTAGCGGACCAAAACCGGAATGTCCAACTAGCCGCGACCCCCAATGCCAAACGTGCCTTGACGGAATTAGACCGGTTTCTGGGCAGTGTGGAAGATGCCACGCTGATGACCGAAGCGATGGTCATGGTTACAGAAAGTTTAGGTCTGGGGAGTGTCGTTTTGGGATCGATTAATAATGATACCCAAGCAGTCATTGAGCTGTTGCACTTACCAGCTTTAACGTTACCTGTGTTCGGGTTTCAATTAGGGTATCCGGCAACAATGTCAGCTAAAAAGCCGCGACTGGGACTAGAAGCAGTCTTGTTTAAGGATCATTACGAGGAACCGGCAGCGTATCAAGCAACGTTAACGGCTTTTGATGAGACGTTACATGCTTATTATCAGCACCGGGGCACTAATACGCGGGACGAACATTTAAGTCAGATGACGCAAGCAGCTTTAGGTTCAGCGGCCAAGCGACGTGATTTCTTTAAAATTGCGCGGCGCCAGGGCTTTTTACCAGAAAGTTAAGTTATCTTAAGCGACAAACTGTGACTAACTTGCCATTGGTCACAGTTTTTTTGTACAAATATAAGTGACTTAATTAATACAGCTGGATCCACGGGTGACGTGGTTGTGGCAGTAGCGGATGGGCTGTTGCCTAGACCAATTAACCAAGTGGGTACAAGGTGCGCCATCGTTAACTAACTGCGATTGTGAACAAGAGACACTTAGTAATCAAGTTGAACTAAGCTTTCATATCATTTGAAAAATAGACCAATCCGAATATAATAGAAATCCAACTCAGACACTCATCGGCAGACAACTGAAGTTGGAGGTCAAATTAAATGCAAAAAATTCGGCATTTTTTAAAAGGATCAGTCGCAGAATTGCGCTGGTTGAATCGGCAGGGCCAACATGGCTGGCAATTGACGCAAGTTAGTGGTTGGCGGTATCACTTTAGCAAACAGCCGATTGTGGCACCGATACTAACAGAATACGTGACCACACCAACGTTAACTGAATTGGTTGCGGCTGCTCAGCCAGTGGCAACGTATCAGTTCGATCAACTGGGGTTGGCGGTCGTTTACTTTAAAGCTGGGCCCCAGCAACGGACGATTATGACGGATGCGCCGGAACGCTTGATCGTGATGCGCAAAGCACGTGAACAGGCTTTAAATCGCTTGAATGCGTGGGCCGTTGGAATTTGGTTATTGATGTGTTTCGCCGTTATTTTGGCGGGTCAGACGCAGTTAACTGCGGCATTAGTCCAGCGGATTTTAAGTGGCGTTGCGGTCGGGACCGTGGTGATGTTGGTGGGGATTGTGACCGGCAGTCTCACAGCGGGACGTTATCATCGCCAAGTCCGGCGATTGATCCAATTAACTGGGGATGACCAGGGCACTTGGAAGCCGACCTTTCACGTCTTGTTTCACCATCAAGCTCAGATGCCAGCGGTTGATCAGCTGGCGGAACTAGGGACTTGGCAATTAGCCATGCAAAATAAGGCTGGT
This genomic window from Lactobacillus sp. CBA3606 contains:
- a CDS encoding nitroreductase family protein, translating into MENTVIETLNAHRTHRNFTTASVSDAILTQIITTAQQAPTSQYLQAYSLIEVTDPAIRAKLATITTKPMVANQGRLLVVLADQNRNVQLAATPNAKRALTELDRFLGSVEDATLMTEAMVMVTESLGLGSVVLGSINNDTQAVIELLHLPALTLPVFGFQLGYPATMSAKKPRLGLEAVLFKDHYEEPAAYQATLTAFDETLHAYYQHRGTNTRDEHLSQMTQAALGSAAKRRDFFKIARRQGFLPES